The Saccharopolyspora gloriosae genome window below encodes:
- a CDS encoding ABC transporter substrate-binding protein, translating into MGFTSLPGRAARLPGLVAESTAALLVVALAAGCSAADGAAPDDDGVIEYAHEQEPPCVHGGWVQNAYLARQYLDNLVSLDSGGEVVPWLAQRWEISPDQRTYTFHLKPGVRFTDGTPLDAAAVRENFERYLDPETQNSTVFAYIGEYYERGEAVDARTFRMHLTKPYAPLLTVLTQGYFGIQSPTALARGTRANCEQPVGSGPFRIESWERNQQITFVRNENYTSAPANAKHQGPAYARKLEWKFLKDPTSRYGSLSGGESDVIYNVPAIDWGEARERFEVQQYITPGRPVALNINVSRAPFDDVRVRRAFAHSADWESAVRAAFFDVVPHNGNGALSSTPLHDPEFSDAHRRDVPRANALLDEAGWTGRNEAGYRVKDGVELHPVIVYPAGAVIGPEGVALLQNIQQMAKDTGFHVELLPATQSEYFGGKYSSPDSYNAITGYWTSPTPGLLYINWRRRLPERPNPQNNTFYDNPELERLISRANSTLDPAEQRTLYSAAQRIISEDAVAIGLYTQTTSLAVRPGLRDVWIEKSQGEPVFHDARFVR; encoded by the coding sequence ATGGGCTTCACATCGCTGCCCGGCCGCGCCGCCCGGTTGCCCGGCCTCGTGGCCGAGTCCACGGCCGCGCTACTGGTGGTGGCGCTGGCCGCGGGCTGCTCGGCCGCCGACGGCGCGGCACCGGACGACGACGGGGTCATCGAGTACGCCCACGAGCAGGAACCGCCCTGCGTGCACGGCGGCTGGGTGCAGAACGCCTACCTGGCGCGGCAGTACCTGGACAACCTGGTGTCGCTGGACTCCGGCGGCGAGGTCGTGCCGTGGCTGGCGCAGCGCTGGGAGATCTCCCCGGACCAGCGGACCTACACCTTCCACCTCAAGCCGGGCGTGCGCTTCACCGACGGAACGCCGCTGGACGCGGCGGCGGTGCGGGAGAACTTCGAGCGCTACCTCGACCCGGAGACGCAGAACAGCACCGTGTTCGCCTACATCGGCGAGTACTACGAGCGGGGCGAGGCCGTCGACGCCCGCACCTTCCGGATGCACCTGACCAAGCCGTACGCGCCGCTGCTGACGGTGCTGACCCAGGGCTACTTCGGCATCCAATCGCCCACCGCGCTCGCCCGCGGCACCCGGGCGAACTGCGAGCAACCGGTCGGCAGCGGCCCGTTCCGCATCGAGAGCTGGGAGCGCAACCAGCAGATCACCTTCGTGCGCAACGAGAACTACACCTCCGCGCCCGCCAACGCCAAGCACCAGGGCCCGGCGTACGCGCGCAAGCTGGAGTGGAAGTTCCTCAAGGACCCCACGTCGCGCTACGGCTCCCTCAGCGGCGGCGAGTCCGACGTGATCTACAACGTGCCCGCCATCGACTGGGGCGAGGCCCGCGAGCGGTTCGAGGTGCAGCAGTACATCACGCCCGGCAGGCCCGTGGCGCTGAACATCAACGTCTCCCGCGCCCCGTTCGACGACGTGCGGGTGCGCCGGGCGTTCGCGCACTCCGCGGACTGGGAGTCCGCCGTGCGGGCCGCCTTCTTCGACGTGGTGCCGCACAACGGGAACGGCGCGCTCAGCAGCACTCCGCTGCACGACCCCGAATTCTCCGACGCGCACCGCCGCGACGTGCCCAGGGCGAACGCGCTGCTCGACGAAGCGGGCTGGACCGGGCGCAACGAAGCCGGCTACCGCGTGAAGGACGGCGTGGAGCTCCACCCGGTGATCGTCTACCCGGCGGGCGCGGTGATCGGGCCGGAAGGCGTGGCGCTGCTGCAGAACATCCAGCAGATGGCGAAGGACACCGGTTTCCACGTCGAGCTGCTGCCCGCGACGCAGAGCGAGTACTTCGGCGGCAAGTACTCCTCCCCGGACAGCTACAACGCCATCACCGGCTACTGGACGAGCCCCACGCCCGGCCTGCTCTACATCAACTGGCGGCGCAGGCTGCCGGAACGGCCGAACCCGCAGAACAACACCTTCTACGACAACCCGGAGCTGGAGCGCCTCATCTCGCGCGCCAACTCCACGCTCGACCCGGCCGAGCAGCGGACGCTGTACTCCGCGGCGCAGCGGATCATCTCCGAGGACGCGGTCGCCATCGGCCTCTACACCCAGACCACCTCGCTGGCCGTGCGGCCGGGCCTGCGCGACGTGTGGATCGAGAAGTCCCAGGGAGAACCGGTGTTCCACGACGCGAGGTTCGTCCGATGA
- a CDS encoding acyl-CoA dehydrogenase family protein has protein sequence MSIETPIAPHVDPVPPGSAEFSALVAKIAAGAEHRAAHDLNAHEQIDWIRQARLGAITLPAADGGPGVSVRALLSLVIDLAEADPNVAHILRAHFWQVNEILRALPPGPQRQHWVAEIRAGKLFGNASSERGDRAAGTLSFATGLTRAGDGFRLNGEKFYSTGTLFSDWIGVSAQLDLNTVAAVLVPIDRAGVTVVDDWDGIGQTRTGTGTTTFEDVVVEEHEVLDVRVNDGSARGANDVALLQLYLQAIIAGILRNAAEDAARLVRGRTRSFQHAPTASPADDPILHAEVGRITSAAYVAEAAVLAAADEIDAAYRSERLGEPDPALFTAASLAASKVKVHVDEVGLRAANALFEVGGASAASRSRNLDRHWRNIRTLTLHNPTSYKAAAVGDVFINSTPLPVNGYF, from the coding sequence GTGAGCATCGAAACCCCGATCGCCCCGCACGTCGACCCGGTGCCGCCCGGATCGGCGGAGTTCTCCGCGCTGGTGGCGAAGATCGCCGCCGGAGCCGAGCACCGCGCGGCGCACGACCTCAACGCGCACGAGCAGATCGACTGGATCCGCCAGGCCCGGCTCGGCGCGATCACCTTGCCCGCGGCCGACGGTGGCCCCGGCGTCTCCGTGCGCGCGCTGCTGTCGCTGGTGATCGACCTCGCCGAAGCCGACCCGAACGTCGCGCACATCCTGCGCGCGCACTTCTGGCAGGTCAACGAGATCCTGCGGGCGCTGCCGCCCGGGCCGCAGCGCCAGCACTGGGTGGCGGAGATCCGCGCGGGCAAGCTGTTCGGCAACGCCAGCAGCGAACGCGGCGACCGAGCCGCCGGAACGCTCTCCTTCGCGACCGGGCTCACCCGCGCCGGCGACGGTTTCCGGCTCAACGGCGAGAAGTTCTACAGCACCGGCACCCTGTTCTCCGATTGGATCGGGGTGTCGGCGCAGCTCGACCTGAACACCGTCGCGGCGGTCCTGGTGCCGATCGACCGGGCGGGCGTGACCGTGGTCGACGACTGGGACGGCATCGGTCAGACCCGCACCGGAACCGGCACGACCACCTTCGAGGACGTCGTCGTCGAGGAGCACGAGGTGCTCGACGTGCGCGTGAACGACGGTTCGGCGCGCGGCGCGAACGATGTCGCGCTGCTCCAGCTCTACCTCCAGGCGATCATCGCCGGCATCCTGCGCAACGCGGCCGAGGACGCCGCGCGGCTGGTCCGCGGGCGCACCCGCTCGTTCCAGCACGCCCCGACCGCCTCACCGGCCGACGATCCGATCCTGCACGCCGAGGTCGGGCGCATCACCAGCGCCGCCTACGTCGCCGAGGCCGCGGTGCTCGCCGCCGCCGACGAGATCGACGCCGCCTACCGCTCCGAACGGCTCGGCGAGCCCGATCCGGCGCTGTTCACCGCGGCGTCGCTGGCGGCGTCGAAGGTGAAGGTGCACGTGGACGAGGTCGGGCTGCGCGCGGCGAACGCCCTGTTCGAAGTGGGCGGGGCGTCGGCGGCCTCCCGGTCCCGGAACCTGGACCGGCACTGGCGCAACATCCGCACCCTCACCCTGCACAACCCGACGTCGTACAAGGCCGCCGCGGTCGGCGACGTGTTCATCAACTCGACGCCGCTGCCGGTCAACGGCTACTTCTGA
- a CDS encoding LLM class flavin-dependent oxidoreductase — MPRPLQFSAFVMNTTSHITHGAWRLPEARQTEFNSLEHWVSLARELERGRFDFIFFADVVGLYADHRSSWEKFVESGLQIPSNDPSVLASAIAHATSELGIAITSSILQEHPFNFARKISTLDHASRGRIAWNIVTSLSPNAWRNFGYDDITPHEDRYAWADEYVDVVYKLWEGSWDDGALLQDKERAVHGDFTKIHKIHHAGERYRVEGPHLVAPSPQRTPLLFQAGSSPTGRRFAARNAEAQFIQSPSPKDAKALIDDTRRLVVEAGRKAEDLNFFQGLSFVIGSTEAEARRRADEVDEYIDDDAIIAHAAGGIGVDLGHYDLDTPIGDIESEGSRSHLLWLREAVPDREPTVRDLARLRTRNGRVVGTPEQIADRLAEWRDAGVDGINVTNYTIPGSYLEFIEHVTPVLQERGLAQREYRPGTTRRKLTGADLLDDHHPAAAYRGAFS; from the coding sequence ATGCCACGCCCATTGCAGTTCTCCGCGTTCGTCATGAACACGACCTCGCACATCACCCACGGGGCCTGGCGGCTGCCGGAGGCGCGGCAGACCGAGTTCAACTCGCTGGAGCACTGGGTGTCGCTGGCGCGGGAGCTGGAGCGGGGCAGGTTCGACTTCATCTTCTTCGCCGACGTCGTGGGGCTCTACGCCGATCACCGCTCGTCGTGGGAGAAGTTCGTCGAGTCCGGGTTGCAGATCCCCAGCAACGATCCGTCGGTGCTGGCCTCGGCCATCGCGCACGCCACCTCGGAACTGGGCATCGCGATCACCAGCTCGATCCTGCAGGAGCACCCGTTCAACTTCGCGCGCAAGATCTCCACGCTGGACCACGCCTCGCGCGGGCGGATCGCGTGGAACATCGTCACGAGCCTGTCGCCGAACGCGTGGCGCAACTTCGGCTACGACGACATCACCCCGCACGAGGACCGCTACGCGTGGGCCGACGAGTACGTCGACGTCGTCTACAAGCTCTGGGAGGGGTCCTGGGACGACGGCGCGCTGCTGCAGGACAAGGAGCGCGCCGTGCACGGCGACTTCACCAAGATCCACAAGATCCACCACGCGGGTGAGCGCTACCGCGTGGAAGGCCCGCACCTGGTCGCTCCCTCGCCGCAGCGCACGCCGCTGCTGTTCCAGGCCGGTTCCTCCCCCACCGGGCGCCGGTTCGCGGCCCGCAACGCGGAGGCCCAGTTCATCCAGTCGCCCAGCCCGAAGGACGCGAAGGCGCTGATCGACGACACCCGCCGCCTGGTCGTCGAAGCCGGGCGCAAGGCGGAGGACCTGAACTTCTTCCAGGGCCTCTCGTTCGTCATCGGCAGCACCGAGGCGGAGGCGCGGCGCCGCGCCGACGAGGTGGACGAGTACATCGACGACGACGCGATCATCGCGCACGCGGCGGGCGGTATCGGCGTCGACCTCGGGCACTACGACCTGGACACCCCGATCGGCGACATCGAATCGGAGGGTTCGCGCAGCCACCTGCTGTGGTTGCGGGAGGCGGTCCCGGACCGGGAGCCGACGGTGCGCGACCTCGCGCGGCTGCGCACCCGCAACGGCCGCGTCGTGGGCACCCCGGAGCAGATCGCCGACCGGCTCGCCGAATGGCGCGACGCCGGGGTGGACGGCATCAACGTCACGAACTACACGATCCCGGGCAGCTACCTGGAATTCATCGAGCACGTGACGCCGGTGCTGCAGGAACGCGGGCTGGCGCAACGGGAGTACCGCCCCGGCACGACCCGCCGCAAGCTCACCGGTGCCGACCTCCTCGACGACCACCACCCCGCCGCCGCCTACCGCGGCGCGTTCTCCTGA